In Fusobacterium canifelinum, a genomic segment contains:
- a CDS encoding enoyl-CoA hydratase/isomerase family protein: MKLEKLIYTVENGIAVVTMNYMKNLNAIDEQMADELMCVVDMAEKDSNVKVLVLKGSEKAFSAGGDIGYFYQLIQAGGEVNMDGLIGKVGTVADGMKKMSKIVITSVCGAAAGAGVSLALGGDFIICADNAKFILAFVNLGLVPDTGGTYLLSKAIGVPRTMELAATGRPVNAEEAKELGFVYKVVPVEELNDFTMKFAQKIATGPLISYKNIKKQIYDANFADYKKWLDETEIPTQRECAATMDFQEGCKAFMEKRKAVFKGE, translated from the coding sequence ATGAAATTGGAAAAACTTATTTATACTGTTGAGAATGGAATAGCTGTAGTTACAATGAATTATATGAAGAATCTTAATGCTATTGATGAACAGATGGCTGATGAATTAATGTGTGTTGTTGATATGGCAGAAAAAGATTCAAATGTTAAGGTATTAGTTTTAAAAGGTTCTGAAAAGGCTTTTTCAGCTGGAGGAGATATAGGATATTTCTATCAATTGATTCAAGCTGGAGGAGAAGTTAATATGGATGGTTTAATTGGTAAAGTTGGTACTGTTGCAGATGGCATGAAAAAAATGAGTAAAATTGTTATCACTTCAGTTTGTGGTGCAGCAGCAGGTGCTGGAGTCAGCCTTGCACTTGGAGGGGACTTTATAATATGTGCAGATAATGCAAAATTTATTCTTGCTTTTGTAAATCTTGGGCTTGTTCCTGATACTGGTGGAACATATCTGTTATCTAAAGCTATTGGTGTTCCTCGTACTATGGAATTGGCTGCAACTGGTCGTCCAGTAAATGCAGAAGAAGCAAAAGAATTAGGCTTTGTATATAAAGTTGTTCCTGTAGAAGAATTAAATGATTTTACAATGAAATTTGCGCAAAAAATAGCAACAGGTCCTTTAATTTCATATAAAAATATAAAGAAGCAAATTTATGATGCAAATTTTGCAGATTATAAAAAATGGCTTGATGAAACAGAAATTCCTACTCAACGTGAGTGTGCTGCGACTATGGATTTTCAAGAAGGTTGTAAAGCATTTATGGAAAAAAGAAAAGCTGTATTTAAAGGTGAATAA
- a CDS encoding CoA transferase subunit A: MLSKVVTKEEALSKICDGQTIMFSDWHGEFAADDLIDGVLEKGVKDIKAIAVSAGMPDLGVGKLIEAKRVKSIITTHIAFNPCAKEQMFAGELDVEFSPQGTFSERIRCGGFGLGGCLTPTGLGTDVEKGKQKFNINGKEYLLELPLRADIALIKATKADTAGNLYFRMTSGAIADSMAFAADTVIVEVEELVELGELGPEEIHVPAPIVDMVYVRTGQKRHTCPLWQRLRAKAEGRDK; the protein is encoded by the coding sequence ATGTTATCTAAGGTAGTAACTAAGGAAGAAGCACTTTCAAAAATTTGTGATGGTCAAACAATCATGTTTAGTGATTGGCATGGAGAATTTGCAGCTGATGATCTTATTGATGGAGTTTTAGAAAAGGGAGTAAAAGATATTAAAGCTATTGCTGTTTCAGCTGGTATGCCTGATTTAGGAGTTGGAAAACTTATAGAGGCAAAAAGAGTTAAAAGTATTATCACTACACACATTGCTTTTAATCCTTGTGCTAAAGAACAGATGTTCGCAGGAGAATTAGATGTGGAGTTTAGTCCTCAAGGAACTTTTTCTGAAAGGATTCGTTGTGGTGGATTTGGTTTAGGTGGTTGCTTAACTCCTACTGGTTTAGGGACAGATGTGGAAAAAGGAAAACAAAAATTTAATATCAATGGTAAAGAGTATCTTTTAGAGTTGCCTCTAAGAGCAGATATAGCACTTATAAAAGCAACAAAAGCGGATACAGCAGGAAATCTTTATTTTAGAATGACTTCTGGTGCTATAGCTGATAGTATGGCGTTTGCAGCAGATACAGTTATTGTAGAAGTAGAAGAATTAGTTGAATTGGGTGAATTAGGACCTGAAGAAATTCATGTTCCTGCTCCTATTGTAGATATGGTATATGTTAGAACTGGTCAAAAAAGACATACTTGTCCATTATGGCAGCGTTTAAGAGCAAAAGCTGAAGGGAGGGATAAATAA
- a CDS encoding CoA transferase subunit B, with the protein MAELTGRELVASRCAKFFKDGDFVNLGIGLPLMCVNYLPEGVDLWLEAEIGIVGSGPSPKWGEEDIDIIDAGGMPASIIKGGSVCPHTTSFGFIRGGHIDITVLGTLQVDQEGNLANWTIPGKLVPGMGGAMDLCAGVKKIIIATEHCEKSGNSKILKKCTLPLTGAKCVTDIVTERCYFEVTDKGLVLKELAPGYTVEDIRACTEADFILADKIGVMQ; encoded by the coding sequence ATGGCTGAATTGACAGGACGTGAACTAGTAGCATCTCGTTGTGCAAAATTTTTTAAAGATGGAGATTTTGTTAATCTTGGAATTGGTCTTCCATTGATGTGTGTTAATTATCTTCCTGAAGGAGTGGATCTTTGGCTTGAAGCAGAAATTGGAATTGTTGGTAGTGGTCCAAGCCCTAAATGGGGAGAGGAAGACATTGATATTATTGATGCTGGAGGAATGCCTGCCTCTATTATAAAAGGTGGTAGTGTTTGCCCACATACTACAAGTTTTGGGTTTATTCGTGGAGGACACATTGATATAACTGTATTAGGAACCCTCCAAGTAGATCAGGAAGGAAACCTTGCTAACTGGACAATTCCTGGAAAATTAGTTCCTGGTATGGGAGGAGCAATGGATCTTTGTGCAGGGGTAAAAAAAATTATTATTGCAACTGAACATTGTGAAAAAAGTGGAAATTCAAAAATTTTAAAAAAATGTACTCTTCCGCTTACTGGTGCAAAATGTGTAACAGATATTGTAACAGAAAGATGTTATTTTGAAGTTACTGACAAAGGTTTAGTTTTAAAAGAACTAGCACCAGGGTACACTGTTGAAGATATTAGAGCATGTACTGAAGCTGATTTTATCCTTGCTGATAAAATTGGAGTAATGCAATAA